The following DNA comes from Neoarius graeffei isolate fNeoGra1 chromosome 25, fNeoGra1.pri, whole genome shotgun sequence.
ttgttggtgataaattgtgtcacattcatctcattatcttaggcagagcagtgggtttaaaaagcaggctgatgaatatatggactagttgaatgaggacttattgttgagtctctaaaatagtcattgaattaagtgacttttgtaggtaaaattaggtgtttaacaacctgttaaaaatacaccagaatgcaggaaatggcatctaattaattaaaaattttctgggggaggacccccagaccccccaccagtgtgtccccccccccacattaaaaatgtttcTGATGTCCCTGCTTCCACACCCATTGTCCAGTATGTGTCTATTGTGAATTTGTGCATCCATCCATTCAAACACAGTAAAGCCTGATTATGGTGAATCTGTCTGTCTAACCAATGGATTTatctttgttttaccaatggtgaatttatccatctgtccatccatccattcatccatccattcctcTACCCAAATTGTAATGTATTCAAATATGAATCTGTTCATACATCTAGCCATCTTTCCATCCACTTTGTCTAACATACACCAACAGTAAATCTGTCTATCCATTACCCATCCATCTGTCCACAATGTCCAACATGCATCTATGGTGAATCTGTATATCCATACATTCATCTATATTGTCCATTTAAAATATGCCTCTGTCTCTGTTTTTACCCATGGTGAACCTgctcatccatctgtccatccatccatacatccatcaTTCAACCTTCACTGTCCAACACAAACCAATGTTAAATCTGgtcatccatcatccatccaactaaccatccatccatccacaatgTCCAACATGCCTCTATGGTGAATCTGTATATCCATACATTCATTCACATTAGCCATTTAAACTATGCCTCTGTCTCTGTTTTTACCCATGGTGAacctgcccatccatccatccatccatccatccatccatccatccatccatccatccatccatccgttattccACCTTCACTGTCCAACACAAGCCAGTGTTAAATctggtcatccatccatccatccatccatccatccatccatccatccatccatccacaatgTCCAACATGCCTCTATAGTGAATCTGTATTCATTCATCCACATTGTCCATTTAAACAATGGCTCTGTCTCTGTTTTCAGCCATGGTGAACCtgcccatccatctgtccatccattcatccatccatacaGCCATCATTCCACCATCACTGTCCAACATAAACTAATGTTAAAtctagtcatccatccatccatccatccatccatccatccatccatccatccatccatccatccatccatccacaatctggatcagctgctGGAAGTGGACTCAGACTTTTTTGCTTATATGTCAGATAGATCTGAATGTACATATGACTTTGataataaatgtttttttctccttttcctGCTTTTTGCTTTTAACAGGTCAAACCATTTTCAGGATTTCCTGAAGAGGGTGCTACAGAAAAACCCTGAGGCACGATGGGGAGCACAGCAACTACTCACCCACCCATTCTCATACGCTGGCCGGAACGGACAAACCCTCAAAGAACTTATTGCTGAGGCTAAAGCAGAGGTCACTGAGGTCATAGAGGCCGAGGtacaataaataaagaaatcacTAAAAAAAACAAGGCACAGAAATCTCATTCGCTACTCGCTCAGGATATTAAATTGTATTGTAATCATAtggttacaatattgtttgataaaaaaaatatttatatgAATTGAAtacaatttttgtttgtttttaaccaaCATGCCACAGTAACccattataccacagcactgctgaattctcaaacCTGATTAGTCTGAAGCTTATAGAatgaattttctataacagcaaatCTGACAGTACTTCTGGACACAAGGAAGATAATAGCTTTATATCACTGTATACGGTAACAGCAAATTCATAGGGACTTGTCTGGTGGATTCTTGACATAATCCAaacctaataataaacagatttataAAACATGCTTTTATTAAACAAAGACAAACATATAATCCattatatggtgaagttttctgtaagacgAGGTTTATTTATGGAAGGAAGTTTCCAATAAGATGAGAAACTTTCCATGAGAAAGTCAAGACATAGGGGGTTGTGCTTTACAGTTTCTCTGTCACATGAAATGTCTTATTATGTTTAAATGAGAGAAAACAGAGAGAGGGGTAAAGGAAATGGCTGTTTATAGCTATCATAAGAAGTAATAACAGAACCTAACTTGTTCTGCGGATGTTCCACATCactaaatataactataaactgATAAAAACAAGTAGGATGTAAAATGTGCAGATTGGTATTAAACACTCTAGAGCATGCGCTTATAGGCAAATACTGTAATAACCAACTACAGAATTCTAGCTCGCATATTAGGTCAGGTTGCATGATAAAAGATTGATGGTAAATATTGCGTGATTGATTGATGAAAGATTGATGGTGAATATTGCGTGATAAAAGATTGATAGTTTGATAAATGCTCACGAAGCAAACTACATAAATGTTCACAAATTCTCCACAGTCATAGCAGGTAGATGTTATCCAAAAGTGCTAGCTCCCTAGGCTGCCTCCACCCAAATATGCAAGGATAGTGATGGTATTTTGAAACATCCACAATAACAATATTGTATGTTTTTAATGTTgccatatacaccgatcagctgtaacattatgaccaccgacaggtgaaatgaataacattgattatctcatttcaatctcaaggggtgggatatattaggcagcaagagaacagtcagttcttgaagttgatgtgttggaagcaggaaaaatgggcaaatgtaaggagctgagtgactttgacaagggccatattgtgatggctagatgactgggtctagtCATCTCCAAAattgcacatcttgtggggtgttccgggTATGCAATGATAagtgcctaccaaaagtggtccaaagaaggacaaccggtgaactggtgacaggatcatgggtgttgaaggctcattaatttgcatggggcatgaagggtagcccatatggtccaatcccacagaagagctactgcagcacaaactgctgaaaaaagttaatactgacacttttctgttttagccaacattaactttttcagccagcagtttgtgctacagtagctcttctgtggattTGGACCATACGGACTACCTTCGTactccatgtgaatcaatgagtccTCGACACCCATGAACCTgtggccggttcaccggttgtccttccttggaccacttttgttcggtactaaccactgcatactgggaacaccccacaagatgtaccattttggagtgctcaaacccagtcatctagccatcacaatttggcccttgtcaaagtcgctcaggtccttacacttgcccatttttcctgcttccaacacatcaacttcaagaactgactgttctcttgctgcctaatatatcccaccccttgacatgtgccattgtaatgagataatcaatgttattcacttcttcacctgtcagtggttttcatgttatggctgatcagtgcatacagtgccttgaaaaagtattcataccccttgaactttttcacatttttccaccttacaaccacgaacttaaaagttttttattgagattttatgtgatagaccaacacagggtagcacataattgtgaagtgaaacgaaaatgataaatggtcttcaaaatttaaaacaaataaaaatctgaaaaatatggtgtgcactagtattcagccccctgtactctgatacctctaaatacaatccagtgcaatcaattgccttcagaagtcatctaattagttaatagagtcctactgtgtgtaatttactctcagcataaatacacttctttttgtgaaggcctcagtggtttgttagagaacactgaagaacaaacagcatcatgaagaccaaagaactcaccagacaggtcagggataaagttctggagaagtttaaagcagggttaggttataaaaaaatatcccaagctctgaacatctcaagaagcactgttcaatccatcattcaaaaatggaaaaagtatggcacaactgcaaacctaccaagacatggccgtccacctaaactgacagagcgagcaaggagagcactggtcagagaagcagccaagaggcccatgatcactctggaggagctgcagaaatccacagctcaggtgggagaatctgtgcacaggacaactataagtcttaCACTCCACaagtctggcctttttggaagagtggcaagaagaaagccattgttgaaagacaggcataagaagtcccgtttgcagtttgccagaagccatgtaggggacacagcaaacatgtggaagaaggtgctttggtcagatgagaccaaaagttgaactttttggcctaaatgcaaagtgctatgtgtggcagaaaactaacactgctcatcaccctgcacacaccatccccactgtgaaacatggtggtggcagcatcatgctatggggatgcttttcttcagcagggacagggaagctggtcagagttgatgggaagatggatggagctaaatacagggcaatcctggaagaaaacctgttggaggctgcaaaagacttgagactgggaaggaaattcaccttccagcaagacactgaccctaaacatacagccagagctacaatggaatggtttagatcaaagaatactcatgtgttagaatggcccagccaaagtccagacctaaatcccattgagcatctgtggcaagacttgaaaattgctgttcacagatgctctccatccaatttggctgagcttgagctattttgcaaagaagaatgggcaaaaatttcagtgtctaccgtaaatgtgcaaagctggtagagacataccacaaaagacttgcagctgtaattgcagcaaaaggtggctctacaaagtattgacacaggggggctgaatactaatgtacatcacatttttcagatttttatttgtttaaaattttgaagaccatttatcattttcatttcacttcacaattatgtgctactctgtgttggtctatcacataaaatctcaataaaaaacttttaagttcgtggttgtaaggtggaaaaatgtgaaaaagttcaaggggtatgaatactttttcaaggcactgtatacgtATATCTCACTGGATTATTAGCAGCTGAAAGTCATGTACTGAGCATAAGTTGCTGTGTTTGTCTTGTTATAAGTCTCTCTCAGATCTGCATTCCTCTGTGGATGAACCACCAACCATCCCCGAGACACCAGCAATGCAGGATTCAGCAAAAGATGAGCCAGAAATCCCTCTGACGCCCTCATGTGAAGAACCGCCTGAGATTCTTACTAATCCTGAGCCAAACAAAGTCCCCAAAGTGACGCGTCGGGCATCTGGTGCCCTAGATAAGGCACAGAAGAGAGGCAGGCGTCTGTCTGTTCCTGTAAATTTCCTGTCTTTCCTGACTCGCCGTAAATCTGGAATCTGGAATGATGATATGAGAAACCAAGGGACTCAGGAGCAACAAGAAGTCATTGTCAACCAGAGTGAAGGAGAATCCGAGACCAGTCCACAAGAGACAGAGGACAAAGGTACAGAAAATGAAGAGAAACATGAAGCGGTGAAAGATGGATCTGATCAGAGCTCGGATATACCTGATGGAAAAACAGAAGAGAAACCAATTCCAGAGAATGACATGGAGTGCAAGGACATCGATGCAAACAGTCACAAAGATGAAGAAATGCAACAGAAAGAGGATTTATCTGAACAGGAAACACTACAGGACACAGAGGTTAAAGACAGTCCGAACGCTGATCAATCTAAAGATGAGCAAACGTTTTGGAGATGCCTGAGTGGACCGGTAGAAAAAGAAGATCAGCTTGGAGTAGCTGATTTGCAAAATGTTCTGATTGACACGTTGTGTTTGGAAACTGGACACTTAAACAGGAAAAGTGAAACTAAAGAGAGATGTTTATATGATTATCTGGATTTGGCTGGACATGAGACAGCTTCGAAAGTCTCGTCAACAGTGGAGTTAATCAGAAAGCCGGTTGTGGAAGTGTGTATTCCTGATTCTGTGGAAAAGACAAGCGAGGAACGGACAGGGGGCGTAATGCAGGAGGATTCAAGAGAGGATGGAGGAGAACAAGTTGATcctaaagaggaggaggaggaggaggaggaacaaaaGATACTTGAGGATGGAAGTAAACATGAAGAGGAGGCGGATGTTAGGAAAGACATAACAGAAGACTCAGACACAGTAAAAGACCAAGATTTTGAGAATGCTGAACAAACAGAGCTAAGAGCTGATTTAACTAGTGAAGAAACAGCACAAACCCAAAACCAACAAGAAGCTGAACTGAAGGAAGAAACTGAGCGAGATGAGCCATCTGAAGCAGAATTGAAGAAAGAAGAAACACCAGCAGAGAAGGAGTCCAGGCATGAGGCAAGTCCTGAGGAGATCCACAGTTCAGAAAACAGAGATGCGAATGAAGATGTAACAACTGgccaatcagatgaactgaggaaAGAGGCTGGTTCTCAGAATGACCCACTTATAAATGACACAGCAGAAACATCAGAGCTTCAGACTGACAGTCCAGCATGTAGTGAGACACAGAGCGAGGACGTGGGCTCAGAAAAGTCCAAAGGTGTTTCTTTAGACAAAAAAGTTCCCCAAACCACTAAGCAGGTTAGCTTTGCGCATGCGAATGAGCTAGTGGAATCGACTGAAAAATCACACAGCGTCTTGAACGGCAACTCAAATGCAGAAGCACCTCACACAGAATCGAATGGGTCACTACATCATAACATTAATCAACACAACGACGagtcagggctttcaacaaaaaatGAACTGGTGAGTCAGTACTGCCAAAAGAGTTTCCttccaacacaacacaacacaacacaacacaacacaacacaacacaacacaacacaacacaacacaacacaacatttccttctaataaaaataacaacagCTCATTTGTCTCTTATTGTTGGTCATGTTCCTGGTCCTGCTCATTAAGCCCATTATTTCATGTGATTATTTGCCCTTGTTCTTTATTTCCCACTTTTCATCATTGGTCACACCTTTCTAACTATCTTACTGATGATTAGTTCCTTCTGTTCCTTACTTCCTGATTTAAGCTTTTTCAATAAGGAAGAGCTTCCTGCTCTTCACAAAGTTCTTAGCTGTAGTTTCCTGAACTTTGGCAGTCAACTTTTTAATATACCATTTACAATTAATGGAATAACCATAATAAACCTGCTTTGTTGGACATAATAATGAGGATTTGAAAGGCTTGAGCTTTTGGTTGGCTGGTACAATGGCTGAAAAATTGTGATTGGTTGGTCTAATGACTGTGAGGTTTATATTAGCTGCATTTTGATTGACTGATATAATAATAGCTGTGATGATTTGATTTGTTGATGTAATAATGACTGTGAAATTTTGATTGGCTGGTACAGTATAATGACTAGAAGGTTTTGATTATGCCAGTGTAATGATACCAAAGTTTTGATTGGCTGATGTAAAGAGACTgtcagtgatggcgtagctcactccagccctgtaagaaatcaaatctgggtagaaattatatgtaccctaggtacctctaccttcctggcagaaagaatcaaaatcggtgaagaattgaaggagaagaagcgatttgtgtggaaattgctcgtttgggcttaattactccatatcttcattattaattacaattatgcaaatttgggtagaagctatgtgcaccccaggcagacctaccttcctgccaaaaagaataaaaatcggtgcagaactgagagagaagaagtgattttcgtgaaatgtggacgacgccggacagACAACGGACGATGGATGGACGATGGACAAcatatgatggcataagctcatcgcctgctggccggatgagctaataatggctATGAAATTTTGATTGGATTGAAGACAAAATTCACTAAAAAAAATGTACACACCACAGAGACAGCTGATGTCCAGTGCTCATCTTAACATGacctcacatatacattactaacAGTATTATTGCACTCATATTTGTGCTCTGCATTATAATCCTTCTTTCAACCAGTCAGAAGACACTTTTCTGTGTTCATTAGTGAAGGCTGAAGAGGTGATCTGTATTAGTCgatcaaaaaataataaattaataacacCTTCTGGTAGTGGACTTAGACTTTACATGCTACTGTAACTCACTCTTTCACTGTGTACCTGCAGAATTTACCCGTGGGTCGAAAAACGGTGAAGAAAACACGAAAATTTACGGTGGACGGGCGTGAGGTGAGCGTCACCACATCGAAAGTGATCAGCGAGAGAAATGAGAAAGAACAGCAGATGCGCTCAATCAGGTAGTTTCAGTCAAGAATAAGTCAataatgtgaaaaataaagtaTGTTTTTGTGTGTATGCATATAAGTATGTGTGTATGCGCTTGAAAATGTGTCTGCGTGCATGGACGTGTGTGTGTAAGaatataaatattttttaattaatgGGAAAATGTAACCATGACACTATATGTATGCATATAAAACTTtaaaaactctgtgtgtgtgtgcatgtgtgtgtatgtgcaggcGGCAGGAGTTGCACGCTCTGAAGCTGCTACAGCGAGAGGAGCAGCGAGAGTTCACACAGCTGGAACAGAAACTGCAGCAACAGAGAGAGATGATGTTCCGCCATATTGAACAGGAAATGAGTGTAAGTCTAAATGCATACACACCAACTATACTGTCGAGATTATCAGGTTCGAAATCTGAGTGCAACAGGACTACTTTTTATTCCATccatcattccatccatccatcccattaTCTCACCCTCTACAGAGTAAGAAGCAGTACTACGATGGTGAACTGCAGCGTCTGGAGAAACAGTATGAACAGCAAAGCCAAAAGATGGAGACCGAGCACACAGCACGTCTCCGAGAAGAAGCACGACGTCTCAAATCCCAGCAAGAGAAAGAGCTCCGAGGTCTTAAAATGGACCCTAAAGAGGTACGGTAATAACTCACCTCGAACATGATATACAGATAGACGAACTACTGAATGGACAGAAAGTTTGTTCCTCCATGTTTGTTGAAACTTTAACAgaactgcatacatgtcaacctttggtcaatcaaacctgtataaccaacctccaaaatccgtatttcccttataaaatccgtataagatgcaaattaaaataatttacctaaaatttgaatgataattaacaatgatgtatcccagttactttttattcaatgttaataacaataaaccttcagaatgaatacaaagctccaatgtttgacaaaaacacaaagtgttatcagcgtagctacgaaggaaatacttcgttgtttggagacaggtttcaccgagcggctattatgcgcgagacttcatattagccacaaagtcagaaaaatctgttcgtaaaattacgttataatgaccaaatgcaatgaaaagtatttttccagtctcacctgtgaaaggtaatcccatgtaaaTCTCGTTTGGAAGGTAAAcccgttggtacagttaaatgcagcacatgaatgaggcatctttattctcggctactgtctagacgctataccagagacggttgaagaatctccactttgccacatccaatatggcggtgaggatgacgtatgattctacgcagaaggcggcgtctatgtttatatgtctatgacttcacggttggcgggattctcgcaatgcggtgtgcacatgatcaaaagtggaacgaagtctcgctaccacaagataacgcgcgatttcataagactctttactggctgtctgtggtgtacagtacgtttgtaaatgttatgcgctcttttatcatcgtgggaattgattatagctctaaataaatattgaagttttttaaagaatccgtataactttatttatatgcctgtatactacgtttattgaaccaaatccgtataaaatacggacattccgtagaggttgacatgtatggaactGGTATATGGGGCACCATGAGTAACATGGTGAAAAAATATTTTGTGCACTTTGTGCAAATTTAGATGAGTCATGAGATTGATTTGTGCAAATTTAGATGAATCATGAGATTGATTTGTGCAAATTTAGATGAGTCATGAGATTGATTTGTTTGCGAGTGTAGACCATGAACTAAAATGACATGAAGATTCATTGATTGTGGAACTGGAAAAGCAGGGGGAACTCTTGAGAACTTGAGTTCTTGATAGGTTTATTTattactagaagggcacttggtagagagcATAcccctgccaagccacatattatcaacatcaaaatcaaatcacttgaacctaggataatactaaagctgtacaccaaatttcatccaaatctgttcactactttttgaggtacgttgggaacagacaaaaaaaatcctggattcacatacatatccagatttgcatcaaaatctaatcaattgttcattgggccatggctcacctttcctccaaatttcatcaaagtccATTTGGTGCTTTGTGAGCTATGTTgggaacaagcaaacaaataaacaaacaaatggaggtgaaaagatAATCTTCTCCATCAAAGTTGGCGGTGGTAATAAGCATTTGTCAGACCAAGCTAGTGGTACTTTATTCAATTAGAGTACTGTAAACAAAAAACTAAAAACCAGGAATTTACTCTAGAAGAAGGTGGAGCTCTAAGTGTGgactttctcccaaactttgtgTTTCCCAAGGGGCTAAACTCCATGTATTCATATTTGTTTTAGTTTCTGTTCTAATTCTGTCTCAGTCTTAGCCGTCATTGGTTTGTTACCCaattgtgttcacctgttctttTTACTTCTTCTGTGTGTCATTGTTTGTTGCGAAGTCTTACCATGCATTTTATATTGAGTATTTTGCAGCTTTGCTCTTTGGTTTTCAACTATTGCCTGAGTTTTGACATTGATTATTGATTATGTAATCTTTGCATGCCTGTGTTTTGACCCCTGCTGTGCATGCTTATTACCATAAAACTTCAGTTATTCCAAAGCTCTATATGTCAGATAATCTGATTTGAGAATAGCAAAACCATTACATAgataaaactagaagggcacttggtagacagCATAcccccgccaagccacatattatcaacatcaaaatcaaatcacttgaacctagg
Coding sequences within:
- the si:dkey-81j8.6 gene encoding STE20-like serine/threonine-protein kinase, which produces MASLLMRLFRVGADKKKIQHYEHLQRDVDPRQSWDTLGELGDGAFGKVYKVQNNESGVLAAAKVIGVHGEDQLQDYITEINILATCRHGNIISLLDAIYCEGWLWIIIEFCPGGALDDIMLELEHGLSEQQISEVCFQTLQALCYLHQHHIIHRDLKAGNILLTIEGHIKLADFGVSAKNDNTLQRRSTFIGTPYWMAPEVIMCETSKENAYSCKSDIWSLGITLIEAAEMEPPHHNLNPMRVLLKITKSAPPTLTNSRIWSNHFQDFLKRVLQKNPEARWGAQQLLTHPFSYAGRNGQTLKELIAEAKAEVTEVIEAESLSDLHSSVDEPPTIPETPAMQDSAKDEPEIPLTPSCEEPPEILTNPEPNKVPKVTRRASGALDKAQKRGRRLSVPVNFLSFLTRRKSGIWNDDMRNQGTQEQQEVIVNQSEGESETSPQETEDKGTENEEKHEAVKDGSDQSSDIPDGKTEEKPIPENDMECKDIDANSHKDEEMQQKEDLSEQETLQDTEVKDSPNADQSKDEQTFWRCLSGPVEKEDQLGVADLQNVLIDTLCLETGHLNRKSETKERCLYDYLDLAGHETASKVSSTVELIRKPVVEVCIPDSVEKTSEERTGGVMQEDSREDGGEQVDPKEEEEEEEEQKILEDGSKHEEEADVRKDITEDSDTVKDQDFENAEQTELRADLTSEETAQTQNQQEAELKEETERDEPSEAELKKEETPAEKESRHEASPEEIHSSENRDANEDVTTGQSDELRKEAGSQNDPLINDTAETSELQTDSPACSETQSEDVGSEKSKGVSLDKKVPQTTKQVSFAHANELVESTEKSHSVLNGNSNAEAPHTESNGSLHHNINQHNDESGLSTKNELNLPVGRKTVKKTRKFTVDGREVSVTTSKVISERNEKEQQMRSIRRQELHALKLLQREEQREFTQLEQKLQQQREMMFRHIEQEMSSKKQYYDGELQRLEKQYEQQSQKMETEHTARLREEARRLKSQQEKELRGLKMDPKEEQRFLQKQQQELNEALQKAVQEHKRKVASMEWDITVKSQQLKRARESVIWELEQRHLQEKYHLFKQQVKEQYSLQRQQLSRRHSKDVERVSRFQQGLIEEQKSFQAQERAQLQRAQRSEVKGHVNRFRQDLRKQGLSGTEQRQKLTQFMSEEESRQKQEFKTLQENQEIQLKELQDQCDCNITELHQLQNEKLQVLVEMEKKKIKRLEDEHTLELNEWRDKLACRKEALEEDLARKKRECERTRRRSETEARYTRRPRFFQNISFN